Proteins found in one Kwoniella bestiolae CBS 10118 chromosome 1, complete sequence genomic segment:
- a CDS encoding signal peptidase I, whose translation MFSNEIARLRTLGVQGLLFQALNLLTVISSGLMMWKGLCLITNSESPIVVVLSGSMEPAFYRGDILFLTNPAEVPYEIGDITVYKIPGADIPIVHRVIESHISNTTQLLLTKGDNNPGDDITLYNGIEWIERKHIIGKVRGFLPYIGYVTIAMNDFPQLKYALLGCVGLVMLIQQET comes from the exons ATGTTCTCAAACGAAATAGCTCGTCTGAGGACCTTGGGTGTCCAAGGG CTCCTCTTCCAAGCCCTCAACCTCCTGACCGTAATCTCCTCCGGCCTAATGATGTGGAAGGGATTATGCCTAATTACAAATTCAGAATCACCAATCGTCGTCGTTCTCTC CGGCTCAATGGAACCTGCCTTCTATCGAGGAGATATATTATTCTTGACTAATCCTGCGGAGGTACCGTATGAGATTGGGGATATAACGGTGTAtaagat CCCCGGCGCAGATATACCGATAGTCCACCGAGTAATCGAATCGCACATCTC GAATACCACCCAGCTCTTACTTACTAAAGGGGATAATAACCCCGGAGACGATATAACGCTGTATAACGGTATAGAGTGGATAGAGAGGAAACATATCATAGGGaaggtgagagg GTTCCTGCCGTACATAGGATACGTGACTATAGCTATG AACGACTTCCCTCAGCTCAAATACGCCTTGTTAGGCTGTGTAGGACTGGTGATGCTCATACAGCAGGAGACGTAG